One segment of [Limnothrix rosea] IAM M-220 DNA contains the following:
- a CDS encoding response regulator, translating into MRSIFPRQPWLLLLLAACAYLGNVCNLNLFFGIDFLFGSIAVWLVLFIYGPFWAIITGCLASSYTYTLWHHPYAVVIFTAEVLFVSYLWQKNRQNIVGYNAVYWLCLGIPLVLISYGYLLPMDWQSTWMIALKQAVNGIFNVEISSLIITYIPLKKVFFDEENKSKSSLQQVIFNVLIAFVLFSLLTQMVLYANERFDKITQEVEQVLVQSSQGLMEELRLSENQYLLPLNYLVELIARGGLGSENVAIAMESLQTLLPELDRIKLFDQNGSLLMQQSRDSSPEQQGGMIHESIRLKFEEALQTGDPVAAIEKKDGTLHLDYYFPLPERQGAVYAEINVNVLNTFLRTELRGLGIDRLRAFIVDRPAQQIIADSDGLMAVGQPWTGLGERDNQPLSEGVSLSLLPIEHGVPAMSRWRQSVGVINSPVRDTLLPVDLWVTLDIAPYIEELEVHYIRSLSLVWILLLATVVTAFWVSRWLGTPLNRLSAMTANVQDRFQHDQQIILPESQIFEFANLSHNFQVMLNVLQAQFESIRHNAASLEGQVEIRTNDLYEQVQKRHATEKKLRQSEERYGLAIAATNDGIWDINLDSHHVYYSPAWMRIIGYEDQPLPHVYETWSRRVHPDDLAIAEATLQKHLAGKTPLYESTHRILHRDGEYRWVYNKAKCLRNERGLPFRIVGTMTDITEKIAADNQLKLAKEEAEQANRTKSEFLATMSHEIRTPMNAVIVMTGLLLDTKLKPQQKEFVEIIRNSGNNLLAIINDILDFSKIESGKLELETQPFQVRQCIEECLDIVAPRASKKSLHLAYVMDDHLAPWVIGDITRLRQILVNLLGNAVKFTDQGEIAIFVQANACGVGARRSQLLTFAVLDTGIGIPPERMDRLFQSFSQVDASTTRHYGGTGLGLAISQRLAKAMGGTIWVESHGSSAGEKAEAIRPLQLEGYDFDRVQTVFYCQLPLEIAPDEGLPEQQPQLTVSKQLLKKSALILHPNHFVCRSLAAHLAYFAVRSHIATSLADALMQMDSGELSVDVFLMGHWAMEEDELQALQKIRERYPRLPVVLLNGIGQQPSETSLSQDNFTIILNQPIKRSQLYGSLMSMFTQKSSASDMASQRGQLSVFDQSFGGTHPLKILLVEDNVVNQKVALNVLKRLGYKADVAANGLEAICAVEISGYDVIFMDVQMPEMDGLEATRVIKERWQSIHLTAPLPIIIAMTANAMAGDRQACLEAGMDEYLSKPIKIPALVTVLEQAAQTLQRLQPMSVENS; encoded by the coding sequence ATGAGATCCATCTTCCCAAGACAACCTTGGTTATTATTACTTCTGGCCGCCTGTGCCTACCTTGGAAATGTTTGCAATCTTAACTTGTTTTTTGGGATTGATTTTTTATTTGGTTCCATTGCGGTTTGGCTTGTCTTATTTATCTATGGGCCATTTTGGGCGATTATAACTGGATGCCTTGCTAGTAGTTATACCTATACGCTGTGGCATCATCCCTATGCCGTTGTAATCTTTACCGCCGAAGTTTTATTTGTTAGCTATTTATGGCAAAAAAATCGCCAAAATATCGTTGGTTATAATGCGGTCTACTGGCTATGTTTGGGGATCCCATTGGTTTTGATTTCCTATGGTTATCTGTTGCCTATGGATTGGCAAAGTACTTGGATGATTGCATTGAAACAAGCTGTGAATGGTATTTTCAATGTGGAAATTAGCAGTCTGATCATTACTTATATTCCTTTAAAAAAGGTTTTTTTTGACGAAGAAAATAAATCAAAATCTTCCCTTCAGCAAGTTATTTTCAATGTTTTAATTGCCTTTGTTTTGTTTTCTCTCTTAACTCAAATGGTGCTCTATGCAAATGAGAGATTTGACAAAATTACTCAAGAGGTTGAGCAAGTTTTAGTGCAATCTAGTCAAGGTCTAATGGAGGAGCTACGCCTGTCAGAAAATCAATATCTCTTGCCGTTAAATTATCTTGTGGAGTTGATCGCTCGGGGAGGTCTAGGGTCAGAAAATGTGGCGATCGCCATGGAAAGTCTGCAAACGTTGTTGCCTGAGCTGGACAGAATTAAGCTCTTTGACCAAAATGGGTCACTTCTTATGCAGCAAAGCCGTGACTCCTCACCGGAGCAGCAGGGGGGGATGATCCATGAGAGTATTCGTTTGAAATTTGAGGAGGCTCTCCAAACAGGCGATCCGGTGGCCGCTATTGAAAAAAAAGACGGGACTTTGCATTTGGATTACTATTTCCCACTGCCAGAGCGTCAAGGGGCAGTTTATGCAGAGATCAATGTCAATGTTTTAAATACTTTTTTACGGACTGAACTACGGGGACTGGGCATTGATCGGTTGCGGGCATTCATTGTCGATCGCCCAGCTCAGCAAATTATTGCGGATTCTGATGGACTGATGGCAGTGGGACAGCCTTGGACGGGTTTAGGGGAGCGGGATAATCAGCCGCTGTCTGAGGGGGTTTCTTTGTCGTTGCTGCCGATAGAACATGGGGTTCCTGCCATGAGTCGTTGGCGGCAGTCCGTTGGCGTGATTAATAGTCCTGTGCGTGATACTTTGTTGCCCGTCGATTTGTGGGTGACGCTTGATATTGCGCCCTACATCGAAGAGCTGGAAGTTCACTATATTCGCAGTCTTTCTCTCGTTTGGATTTTATTGTTGGCGACGGTGGTGACTGCTTTTTGGGTGAGTCGCTGGCTGGGTACGCCGCTGAATCGTCTGAGTGCAATGACGGCGAATGTGCAGGATCGATTTCAGCATGATCAGCAAATTATTTTGCCGGAGAGTCAGATTTTTGAGTTTGCTAATCTTAGTCACAATTTTCAGGTGATGTTAAATGTGCTGCAGGCGCAGTTTGAATCGATTCGGCATAATGCGGCTAGTTTAGAGGGGCAGGTCGAGATTCGCACGAATGATCTCTATGAACAGGTACAAAAACGCCATGCAACGGAGAAAAAACTTCGACAGAGTGAAGAGCGTTATGGGTTGGCGATCGCCGCCACCAATGATGGCATCTGGGATATTAATTTAGATTCCCACCATGTTTATTATTCTCCTGCGTGGATGAGGATTATTGGTTACGAAGATCAGCCTTTGCCCCATGTATATGAAACCTGGTCACGGCGGGTACATCCTGATGATCTGGCGATCGCCGAAGCCACCTTGCAAAAACACCTTGCGGGAAAAACGCCCCTGTACGAATCCACCCACCGCATTTTGCATCGTGATGGCGAGTACCGTTGGGTGTACAACAAAGCTAAATGTCTTCGCAACGAACGGGGTCTACCGTTTCGGATTGTCGGCACCATGACAGACATTACCGAGAAAATAGCCGCCGATAATCAACTTAAACTTGCCAAGGAAGAAGCCGAACAAGCGAACCGTACCAAAAGTGAATTTCTTGCCACCATGAGCCATGAAATTCGAACACCGATGAATGCCGTCATTGTTATGACCGGATTATTGCTCGATACCAAATTAAAACCCCAGCAAAAGGAATTTGTCGAAATTATTCGCAATAGTGGCAATAATCTTTTAGCAATTATTAATGACATTTTAGATTTTTCGAAAATTGAATCGGGGAAATTAGAGCTCGAAACTCAACCCTTTCAGGTACGCCAATGCATTGAAGAATGCCTTGATATTGTCGCGCCCCGTGCCAGCAAAAAATCCCTACACCTTGCCTATGTCATGGATGATCACCTCGCGCCTTGGGTGATTGGTGACATCACGCGTCTGCGGCAAATTTTAGTGAATCTTTTGGGCAATGCAGTCAAATTTACCGATCAAGGGGAAATTGCCATTTTCGTTCAGGCTAATGCTTGTGGTGTGGGAGCGCGGCGATCGCAGCTATTGACCTTTGCCGTCTTAGACACAGGCATCGGTATTCCGCCAGAGCGAATGGACAGACTGTTCCAGTCCTTTAGTCAAGTGGATGCTTCAACAACAAGACATTACGGTGGTACTGGTTTAGGACTTGCCATTAGTCAGCGTTTGGCCAAGGCCATGGGTGGCACAATTTGGGTAGAAAGCCACGGCAGTAGTGCTGGCGAAAAAGCAGAAGCTATACGCCCTTTACAGTTAGAGGGATATGATTTTGACCGTGTCCAAACGGTGTTCTATTGTCAGCTGCCTTTGGAAATTGCCCCAGACGAGGGTCTACCAGAGCAACAACCGCAGCTTACCGTCAGCAAACAATTGCTCAAAAAATCAGCGTTGATTCTGCATCCCAATCATTTTGTGTGCCGTAGTCTGGCTGCTCATCTGGCATATTTTGCTGTCCGTAGCCACATCGCCACTTCTCTAGCTGATGCCTTAATGCAAATGGATTCTGGTGAATTATCTGTTGATGTTTTCTTGATGGGTCATTGGGCGATGGAGGAGGATGAGTTACAGGCTCTCCAAAAGATTCGAGAGCGATATCCAAGGCTACCTGTTGTTTTGTTAAATGGCATTGGACAACAGCCAAGTGAGACATCCTTGTCCCAAGATAATTTTACGATTATTCTCAATCAACCTATTAAACGATCACAGCTGTATGGCAGTCTGATGTCGATGTTTACTCAGAAATCAAGTGCGTCGGACATGGCATCTCAACGGGGGCAGTTATCGGTCTTTGATCAGAGCTTTGGTGGCACTCATCCCCTAAAGATTTTGCTGGTGGAAGACAATGTCGTCAATCAAAAGGTGGCGCTTAATGTGCTAAAGCGATTGGGCTATAAAGCTGATGTGGCGGCAAATGGTTTAGAGGCGATTTGTGCTGTGGAGATTAGTGGCTATGACGTGATTTTTATGGATGTGCAAATGCCTGAAATGGATGGCTTAGAGGCGACTAGGGTGATCAAAGAACGTTGGCAATCTATTCATTTAACGGCTCCGCTGCCAATAATTATTGCGATGACAGCCAATGCGATGGCCGGCGATCGCCAAGCTTGCCTAGAAGCTGGTATGGATGAATACCTCAGTAAGCCCATTAAAATTCCAGCTTTAGTGACGGTGTTAGAACAAGCTGCCCA
- a CDS encoding class I SAM-dependent methyltransferase codes for MRGDRLFERKRSFFDRWAPNYDILLTTPFYQAVHKRMLEYTDFPEDGYVLDLGCGTGKLFKRLGGLYPDLTGVGLDLSPEMLRQAREKNQWGDRLTFTLGNAESQPFADNTFDAAFNTISFLHYPNPQKVLGEMARVLKPEGKFYLADYGKGELFQGSGSPFSPGGIRFYSRQERTEMGNAVGLETVRHEYLMFGVLLTIWQKPDLSN; via the coding sequence ATGAGGGGCGATCGCCTTTTTGAGAGAAAACGAAGCTTTTTTGATCGTTGGGCACCGAACTACGACATTTTGTTGACGACACCTTTTTATCAGGCTGTCCATAAAAGAATGCTGGAATATACGGATTTTCCAGAGGATGGGTATGTGCTCGATCTCGGTTGTGGCACGGGTAAATTGTTTAAACGTTTAGGTGGCCTTTATCCTGATCTAACGGGAGTGGGTTTGGATTTATCGCCGGAAATGTTGCGACAGGCGAGAGAGAAAAATCAATGGGGCGATCGCCTCACCTTTACCCTCGGCAACGCAGAATCACAGCCTTTTGCAGACAATACATTTGATGCTGCCTTTAACACAATTAGCTTTTTGCACTACCCAAATCCCCAGAAAGTTCTAGGGGAAATGGCGCGGGTTTTAAAACCGGAAGGCAAATTTTATTTAGCGGACTATGGCAAGGGTGAATTATTCCAGGGCAGTGGGTCGCCTTTTTCACCGGGTGGTATTCGGTTTTATTCTCGCCAAGAACGTACTGAAATGGGCAATGCAGTTGGTTTAGAAACCGTGCGCCATGAATATTTGATGTTTGGCGTGCTGTTAACCATTTGGCAAAAACCTGACCTTTCTAATTAA